A genomic region of Vicinamibacteria bacterium contains the following coding sequences:
- a CDS encoding tryptophan 2,3-dioxygenase family protein has product MSKPHPPVEYQQYLQLDRLLSSQHPKSAEHGRPAHDEMLFIVVHQAYELWFKQILHELDSVLDLFRQDSVDERSIGVAVARLQRTAEIQKLLIDQLRILETMTPLDFLDFRDLLLPASGFQSVQFRLIEKKLGLKGTEGAGAEGEPGAPPAPGQVRPESGSGPSLFALVEKWLERTPFLELPGYEFWVSYRAAVDAMLAADRRTIETNPTLSPAKKQVQLTELAETEGGFQAVLDAAAHERLRSGGQRRLSHRATQAALLIHLYRDQPILHLPFRFLTALVDIDELLSTWRYRHALMVHRMIGTKIGTGGSSGHHYLLATVERNKIFADFYNLSTFLISRSALPPLLPDLERRLGFYYPRD; this is encoded by the coding sequence ATGAGCAAGCCCCACCCGCCCGTGGAGTACCAGCAGTACCTGCAGCTCGACCGCCTGCTCTCCAGCCAGCACCCCAAGAGCGCCGAGCACGGCCGGCCCGCCCACGACGAGATGCTGTTCATCGTGGTGCACCAGGCCTACGAGCTCTGGTTCAAGCAGATCCTCCACGAGCTCGACTCCGTCCTGGACCTCTTCCGGCAGGACTCCGTCGACGAGCGCAGCATCGGGGTGGCGGTTGCGCGCCTGCAACGGACTGCGGAGATCCAGAAGCTCCTGATCGACCAGCTCCGCATCCTGGAGACCATGACCCCCCTCGACTTCCTGGACTTTCGCGACCTGCTGCTGCCCGCCTCCGGCTTTCAGAGCGTGCAGTTCCGCCTGATCGAGAAAAAGCTGGGCCTCAAAGGGACGGAGGGCGCGGGAGCGGAAGGAGAGCCCGGCGCCCCTCCCGCGCCCGGCCAGGTGCGGCCCGAGTCGGGCTCGGGCCCCTCGCTCTTCGCGCTCGTAGAGAAATGGCTGGAGCGCACGCCTTTCCTGGAGCTGCCCGGTTACGAGTTCTGGGTCAGCTACCGCGCGGCGGTGGACGCCATGCTCGCGGCCGACCGACGGACCATCGAGACCAACCCCACCCTCTCCCCCGCCAAGAAGCAAGTCCAGCTCACGGAGCTGGCGGAGACGGAAGGCGGCTTCCAGGCCGTTCTGGATGCGGCGGCCCACGAGCGTCTCCGCAGCGGGGGCCAGCGCCGGCTCTCCCACCGGGCCACCCAGGCCGCCCTCCTCATCCATCTCTACCGGGACCAGCCCATCCTCCATCTGCCCTTCCGCTTCCTGACCGCCCTCGTGGACATCGACGAGCTGCTCTCCACCTGGCGGTATCGACACGCCCTCATGGTCCACCGCATGATCGGGACCAAGATCGGGACCGGGGGCTCCTCCGGCCACCACTATCTGCTGGCCACGGTGGAGCGGAACAAGATCTTCGCCGACTTCTACAACCTCTCGACGTTCTTGATCTCGCGCTCCGCCCTGCCCCCCTTGCTCCCCGACCTCGAACGCCGGCTCGGCTTCTACTACCCGCGCGACTGA
- a CDS encoding benzoate-CoA ligase family protein, with protein sequence MLFDPPEELNLADYFLEARLREGKGERVALVCGDRRLTYREVLALANRFGHVLRRMGVEPEQRVILALPDGPEYVGALFGILKVGAVAVMVNPRLRAEEIAPFYAFTRAPLAIVHAETLEAFAAAARDARYLRRLLIVGGRAAGHAEFEEESAHAPEALETAPTHRDDPAIWLFSGGTTGRPKAAVQTHLSFANTTELYAKRTIGYREDDVTLSVPKLYFGYATGSNLFFPFSVGARAVLFPEHPTAEVLFRMIRAHRPTILVNVPTMVNQMVSHPGAAGQDLSSLRLSTSAGEALPPELYRRWKETFGVELLDGLGTAEMWHIFITNRPGDARPGTLGRVVEGFEVRVCDEEGSEVPPREVGALWVRGRSRALGYWQEQERTAASFRGEWVVTGDLVSRDPEGYITYAGRADELLKVGGRWVAPQEVESCLLQHPAVKECAVVGALDAAGLTKPRAFVVAREARTGLEEELKAFVRERLPPYTYPREVVLVDALPRTHLGKVDRSKLRRG encoded by the coding sequence ATGCTCTTCGACCCCCCGGAGGAGCTCAATCTCGCGGACTACTTTCTCGAGGCCCGCCTCCGCGAAGGAAAGGGGGAGAGGGTCGCCCTCGTCTGCGGCGACCGCCGCCTCACCTACCGCGAGGTTCTCGCCCTGGCCAACCGCTTTGGCCACGTGCTGCGCAGGATGGGGGTGGAGCCCGAGCAGCGGGTGATCCTCGCCCTCCCGGACGGGCCGGAGTACGTGGGCGCGCTCTTCGGCATCCTCAAGGTGGGGGCGGTGGCGGTGATGGTCAACCCCCGGCTGAGGGCGGAGGAGATCGCCCCCTTCTACGCCTTCACCCGGGCCCCCCTCGCGATCGTCCACGCCGAGACCCTGGAGGCCTTCGCGGCCGCGGCCCGCGACGCCCGCTACCTGCGCCGGCTGCTGATCGTCGGGGGCCGGGCGGCGGGCCATGCCGAGTTCGAGGAGGAGAGCGCGCACGCCCCCGAGGCGCTGGAAACCGCGCCCACCCACCGGGACGACCCCGCCATCTGGCTCTTCTCAGGAGGGACCACGGGCCGGCCCAAGGCCGCCGTCCAGACCCACCTCTCCTTCGCCAACACCACCGAGCTCTATGCCAAGCGGACCATCGGCTACCGCGAGGACGACGTCACGCTCTCCGTGCCCAAGCTCTACTTCGGCTACGCCACCGGCTCGAACCTGTTCTTCCCCTTCTCCGTGGGGGCGCGGGCCGTCCTCTTCCCGGAGCATCCCACGGCCGAGGTCCTCTTCCGGATGATCCGCGCCCACCGGCCCACGATCCTGGTCAACGTGCCCACCATGGTGAACCAGATGGTCTCCCATCCGGGGGCGGCCGGGCAGGATCTCTCCTCGCTCCGCCTCTCCACCTCCGCGGGCGAGGCCCTCCCCCCCGAGCTCTACCGGCGGTGGAAGGAGACCTTCGGTGTGGAGCTGCTCGACGGGCTGGGCACGGCCGAGATGTGGCACATCTTCATCACCAACCGGCCCGGCGACGCCAGGCCGGGCACGCTGGGCCGGGTGGTGGAGGGGTTCGAGGTGAGGGTGTGCGACGAGGAGGGGAGCGAGGTCCCTCCCCGCGAGGTGGGGGCCCTCTGGGTGCGCGGACGCTCGCGGGCCCTCGGCTACTGGCAGGAGCAGGAGAGGACGGCGGCCTCTTTCCGCGGCGAGTGGGTCGTCACCGGCGACCTCGTTTCCCGGGATCCCGAGGGCTACATCACCTACGCGGGGCGGGCGGACGAGCTGCTGAAGGTGGGCGGCCGCTGGGTCGCCCCCCAGGAGGTGGAGAGCTGCCTCCTCCAGCACCCCGCGGTCAAGGAGTGCGCGGTGGTGGGGGCGCTGGACGCCGCCGGCCTCACCAAGCCCCGCGCCTTCGTGGTGGCCCGCGAGGCCCGGACCGGGCTCGAGGAGGAGCTGAAGGCGTTCGTCCGGGAGCGCCTTCCCCCCTACACCTACCCGCGCGAGGTCGTGCTCGTGGACGCGCTCCCCCGCACCCACTTGGGCAAGGTGGACCGGAGCAAGCTGAGGCGCGGGTGA
- a CDS encoding monooxygenase, which yields MRVTIVGGGPAGLYFAILMKRRDPRHVVSVIERDGPGDTYGWGIVFSDQTLTYLRDSDEPSHQEIRGAFETWDSLDVVHRGEKVSIRGNRFSGIARVAFLDILQRRCRELGVEIRYRTPVQELASLDACDLLVGADGANSLVRRTYQDAFRPSLDVRKNKYIWLGTRRLFPGLTLTFRESGAGLFVAHSYTFNRTTSTFIVEAVGDAWEKAGLAGMSEEETCGYLADVFRDDLRGEPLLTNNFVRWLNFVIVKNDRWHHENVVLLGDALHTAHFSIGSGTKAALEDAIALDQCFQGGADVGAALVAFAETRKPVVDDLQRAAHSSLAWFENAQRRMELTPLELAYELMTRSHKIDIEKLRRRDPVFVAAYERAQA from the coding sequence ATGAGGGTTACGATCGTGGGCGGAGGGCCGGCCGGCCTCTACTTCGCCATCCTCATGAAGAGACGGGACCCGCGTCACGTGGTCTCCGTCATCGAGCGCGACGGTCCCGGTGACACCTACGGCTGGGGCATCGTCTTTTCGGACCAGACGCTCACCTACCTCCGGGACAGCGACGAGCCCTCCCACCAGGAGATCCGGGGAGCCTTCGAGACCTGGGACAGCCTCGACGTGGTCCACCGTGGAGAGAAGGTCTCGATCCGCGGAAACCGCTTCTCCGGTATAGCGCGCGTGGCCTTTCTGGACATCCTCCAGCGGCGCTGCCGGGAGCTGGGGGTGGAGATCCGTTACCGCACACCGGTCCAGGAGCTCGCCTCCCTGGACGCCTGCGACCTTTTGGTGGGGGCGGACGGCGCGAACAGCCTCGTGCGCCGGACGTACCAGGATGCCTTCCGCCCCTCCCTCGACGTGAGGAAGAACAAGTACATCTGGCTCGGTACGCGTCGGCTCTTTCCCGGCCTCACCCTCACCTTCCGGGAGAGCGGGGCCGGCCTCTTCGTGGCCCACTCCTACACCTTCAACCGGACGACCAGCACCTTCATCGTGGAGGCGGTGGGGGATGCCTGGGAGAAGGCGGGCTTGGCGGGGATGTCGGAGGAGGAGACCTGCGGGTATCTGGCCGACGTCTTCCGGGACGACCTGCGCGGGGAGCCCCTCCTCACCAACAACTTCGTCCGCTGGCTCAACTTCGTGATCGTCAAGAACGACCGCTGGCACCACGAGAACGTGGTCCTGCTGGGGGATGCCCTGCACACCGCGCACTTCTCCATAGGCTCCGGGACCAAGGCCGCCCTCGAGGACGCGATCGCCCTCGATCAGTGTTTCCAGGGCGGGGCCGACGTGGGCGCGGCGCTCGTCGCCTTCGCCGAGACCCGCAAGCCGGTCGTGGACGACCTCCAGCGGGCTGCCCACTCCAGCCTGGCCTGGTTCGAGAACGCCCAGCGCCGGATGGAGCTCACGCCCCTGGAGCTCGCCTACGAGCTCATGACCCGCAGCCACAAGATCGACATCGAGAAGCTCCGCCGGCGGGACCCCGTCTTCGTGGCCGCCTACGAGAGGGCTCAGGCCTGA
- a CDS encoding AAA family ATPase, whose protein sequence is MEGPGLRPRLIIVCGLPGSGKTTHAKLLESSLRAVRLSPDEWMDALSLDLYDEDRRGKIEALQW, encoded by the coding sequence ATGGAAGGACCCGGCCTGAGACCGAGATTGATCATTGTTTGCGGGTTGCCGGGCTCGGGTAAAACCACGCATGCCAAGTTGCTGGAGAGCAGCCTCCGTGCCGTCCGTTTGTCCCCGGACGAGTGGATGGATGCTCTTTCCCTGGACCTCTATGATGAAGATAGGCGCGGGAAGATCGAGGCGCTGCAGTGG